The following are from one region of the Sorghum bicolor cultivar BTx623 chromosome 2, Sorghum_bicolor_NCBIv3, whole genome shotgun sequence genome:
- the LOC8081820 gene encoding uncharacterized protein LOC8081820, with the protein MANLQVTPSAAAFAEWNELNLQGLYLYHTPLGTEANQAQVIDTAPIGIGATVVNNWAVYDGAGPDATLVARAQGLHIQAGNWVNSFSLVFENERFSGSTLEVMGITVETGEWAVVGGTGQFAMANGVISKKFHEQRSDGNIIELSVRAFCPVLKETRYAVTKIGPWGGMGGSPMDLTEASKRLESITVCSGMVVDSIAFSYVDFSGQKRSAGPWGGSGGNPETIQLAESEVVTEVSGTVGNFYDNTVITSIKFVTNLQTYGPWGDGQDAPFTIPVQPGSGIVGFFARAGDCLDAIGVYVRPL; encoded by the exons ATGGCCAACCTCCAAGTCACGCCTTCCGCCGCCGCGTTCGCCGAGTGGAATGAGCTTAACTTGCAAGGCCTCTACTTGTACCACACGCCCTTGGGCACAGAGGCCAACCAAGCTCAGGTCATAGACACGGCGCCGATTGGTATTGGTGCCACCGTAGTTAACAACTGGGCAGTGTATGACGGTGCAGGCCCAGATGCAACTCTTGTTGCCCGTGCACAAGGCTTGCATATCCAAGCCGGGAACTGGGTCAATTCCTTCAGCCTAGTCTTCGAGAATGAAAG GTTCAGTGGGTCTACACTTGAAGTGATGGGGATAACTGTTGAGACTGGAGAGTGGGCTGTTGTTGGTGGCACCGGTCAGTTTGCTATGGCAAATGGTGTCATCTCCAAGAAGTTCCATGAACAGAGAAGCGACGGGAATATCATAGAACTTAGTGTCCGTGCTTTCTGCCCAGTGCTAAAAGAGACAAGG TATGCCGTCACAAAAATTGGACCGTGGGGTGGCATGGGAGGGTCTCCAATGGACCTCACAGAGGCGTCCAAGCGTCTGGAAAGCATCACCGTTTGCAGTGGCATGGTGGTGGACTCCATTGCATTCTCCTATGTCGATTTTTCTGGCCAAAAGAGATCTGCTGGACCCTGGGGTGGTTCTGGTGGAAACCCTGAGACG ATCCAACTTGCTGAGTCCGAGGTGGTCACAGAAGTGTCTGGGACAGTCGGCAACTTCTACGACAACACCGTGATAACCTCCATCAAATTCGTGACAAACCTTCAAACCTATGGGCCTTGGGGGGACGGGCAGGATGCTCCATTCACCATCCCCGTGCAGCCAGGCAGTGGCATCGTGGGCTTCTTCGCACGTGCTGGGGACTGCCTTGACGCCATTGGCGTTTATGTGCGTCCTCTCTAG
- the LOC8081821 gene encoding mRNA-decapping enzyme-like protein, with protein MAHGGGGGRAKVTPNLAVDGEGTRTLNLTVLQRLDPAVEDILITAAHVTLYDFDTDVNQWSRKDVEGSLFVVKRNAQPRFQFIVMNRRNTDNLVEDLLGDFEYQLQAPYIMYRNAAQEVIGIWFYNSQECQEVANLFNRILNAFSKVPPKPKIPSVQSEFEELEAAPALVEGPLEPQTSSIMSTTTHVQEDPLSAFFSAAANTGGNSAVAVARQPIQPFGPTPVATHAAASITTAQSPGLHYLLPSQASTVSGMLADAHGGTGSIGRSTSLVNPSLFSPLTSSQTTMMRSNPAVPTAPPQHPRTAQQPQSAPLLQPFPLPTASPSPPYGTPLLQPFPPPNPSPSLASAPVLSPALSRDKVRDALLRLVENDEFVDLVYREIMNRQ; from the exons ATggcccacggcggcggcggcgggagggcGAAGGTGACGCCGAACCTGGCGGTGGACGGCGAGGGCACGCGGACGCTCAACCTCACCGTGCTGCAGCGCCTCGACCCCGCCGTCGAGGACATCCTCATCACCGCGGCTCACGTCACGCTGTACGACTTCGACACCGACGTCAACCAGTGG AGCCGGAAGGACGTGGAGGGGTCGCTATTCGTCGTCAAGAG GAATGCTCAACCCAGATTCCAGTTCATTGTCATGAATCGCAGGAATACAG ATAATCTAGTTGAAGATCTCTTGGGAGATTTTGAGTACCAACTCCAAGCTCCTTATATAATGTACCGCAATGCTGCTCAAGAAGTTATAGGAATTTGGTTTTACAACTCTCAGGAGTGTCAAGAAGTTGCAAACCTTTTCAACAG GATTTTGAATGCTTTCTCGAAGGTGCCACCAAAGCCGAAGATTCCCTCTGTTCAAAG TGAATTTGAAGAGTTGGAAGCAGCACCTGCATTGGTTGAAGGTCCTCTGGAACCGCAAACGTCAAGTATCATGTCAACTACTACTCACGTTCAAGAGGATCCTTTATCTGCATTTTTCAGT GCAGCTGCAAATACTGGTGGCAACTCTGCTGTAGCTGTTGCAAGGCAACCAATTCAACCTTTTGGTCCTACTCCGGTGGCTACACATGCGGCAGCTAGTATCACTACAGCACAATCGCCAGGCTTGCATTATTTGCTTCCTTCACAAGCCTCAACGGTTTCTGGGATGCTTGCTGATGCTCATGGTGGCACTGGTTCTATAGGAAGGTCCACAAGCCTTGTAAACCCATCACTTTTCTCACCATTGACGTCTTCACAGACAACAATGATGCGCAGTAATCCTGCAGTACCAACTGCTCCACCTCAACATCCTCGTACTGCTCAGCAGCCGCAAAGTGCTCCCTTGCTTCAGCCTTTTCCGTTACCCACAGCTTCACCATCTCCACCATATGGGACTCCATTACTTCAACCGTTTCCGCCACCTAATCCGTCGCCATCTCTTGCGTCTGCACCAGTCTTGAGCCCAGCACTGTCTAGAGACAAAGTCAGAGATGCATTACTGAGACTTGTTGAG AATGATGAATTTGTCGATTTAGTCTACCGCGAGATCATGAACAGACAGTAA